Genomic segment of Parvularculales bacterium:
TTGAGGCGTGATGCGTATAACCTCGATGCGCGTAATTTTATGACGCTCACCGGACGGATTGTAACATTCGCCGCTACACAGCGTCTCAAGGCGCTCCGCCGGCAAGCCTGCGGAGGCAAAGTCAGGACAGCCGGGTTTTTGCTTCAGAGACCCTGCAGCACGCACCCGAAAAGACGGTACCTTGCGGACGTCCACTTCGCTCCCCATAGGCGCGTCGGACGCACCCCCGCCCTGCACCAGATCAAACCACAACATAATGCGCGGGCCACTGGTGCCGTAAACCTCCCGGCGCTTCATGGCGGCCCATATTTCATCCCGCGTGCGGCCTTCGGAATGAACGGCCGCCAGTCCTCCGGTTACAAAAAACGACGCCTGACGTTCAAACTCCAGCCGTTGAAAGCCTCCCAGCTCCCCCAGTCCATCCAGAGAGAGCGCTGCGGATTCAGCCACGGGTTCTTTAGCCGCACCGCGCAACCGGTCGGCCCATTGCTGCGTCACACCTCCCGCCGCTTCAGTGTTGTAGAACCGGTCATATTCCTTATATCCCGTTCCGGGCCGGGCGTAATGATTGTCGCTGGCGGCAATAAAGCCCCAGCGAAACCGTTGCGGCGATGACGGATCATCAAAATTGGCAACCGCCAACCCGTATTGCGCCGACCCTTTGGGGCGGTAATTAAATGACGGCACAAAACAATCACGGCATTGACCGGAATCAAGCCAGTCCTCCGCAACGGCTCCCGGAACGGTCAGATGACCGCCGACGCCCGCATAAACATAATTCTGCCGCGCCTGAACGGCGCGGGAGTCACACTCCTCTTCGCCTAATCCTTCATCCATACAGCGCCCGCGAATAATCTCTCCCGCCTGCCAGCACGACGGTAAATAGTCCCCCGTCGGTTCGGGGCAGACATAATTTTCATACCCCTGACCTGCCCCTGATGCGTCCGATAAAGCAGACGCCAGAAACGGTTTATAGCGGTCCGAATTGCCATGGCCGGACATGATCTCTATCAGGGTCTGGGCCTCGGGACGCATTTCGGCTTTCAACTGTCTATCCCAACCGGACCCGGGCGGCGTATAGAAACCCCACGTCGTCCCATGGGGAATGATGATGTTTTCCACTCCCTGAGATTCAAGGCGCGCAACCAGATCAGCCGGTGTCGCCGCCTCCTCATAGCAATCAGCCGGCAAATCTTTAGAGGGCACCCCCGCATCACACGCCGGCACGGATGCCGCCTCCTGTGCGAAGGTCACGAAATCATAATAGATCTGCCGGTTGTCAAAATCCAGAAACGGGATAATCGGCGGCAACAAGCCCCCCGTTCCGCTCCGGAGGGTCGTACCGGAAAGACCCGCCGAGGCAATGGCACGCGCCGCGACAGCATCATCATCCTGCTCTTTGAAAATAACATTCTTATGGCCGTAATGGTCTTCGGGCGTTGGCCCGACCTGGGTCCACTCGAAGCCCAGAAAAGCCGTCACATCCGGGTCGCGGTCATCGCCCGCCATGGCATTGCACTGACGGATAGACTCTTTTGTCTCCCGCCAGCGTTGAGGCGAAGACGCCTCGGCGTGGTCGGTGACGGACCAGAAATCCAGCGACGAACAATAGCGCGCAAAAT
This window contains:
- a CDS encoding DUF3604 domain-containing protein, whose amino-acid sequence is MRKVLYTIAGLLVSIVVVVGGYVLSATFGLLGNHWGPGVIEGQALPKTIVSQRTTVQRRAARSLGVSAPRQILFGDLHVHTTFSTDAFFLSLPILGGRGASPVADACDFARYCSSLDFWSVTDHAEASSPQRWRETKESIRQCNAMAGDDRDPDVTAFLGFEWTQVGPTPEDHYGHKNVIFKEQDDDAVAARAIASAGLSGTTLRSGTGGLLPPIIPFLDFDNRQIYYDFVTFAQEAASVPACDAGVPSKDLPADCYEEAATPADLVARLESQGVENIIIPHGTTWGFYTPPGSGWDRQLKAEMRPEAQTLIEIMSGHGNSDRYKPFLASALSDASGAGQGYENYVCPEPTGDYLPSCWQAGEIIRGRCMDEGLGEEECDSRAVQARQNYVYAGVGGHLTVPGAVAEDWLDSGQCRDCFVPSFNYRPKGSAQYGLAVANFDDPSSPQRFRWGFIAASDNHYARPGTGYKEYDRFYNTEAAGGVTQQWADRLRGAAKEPVAESAALSLDGLGELGGFQRLEFERQASFFVTGGLAAVHSEGRTRDEIWAAMKRREVYGTSGPRIMLWFDLVQGGGASDAPMGSEVDVRKVPSFRVRAAGSLKQKPGCPDFASAGLPAERLETLCSGECYNPSGERHKITRIEVIRITPQNDPGEDVANLIEDPWKVIPCTGRGGCTVEFKDNAFMKDGRHRLYYVRAIQEPMQTVNGANLRCEYDEEGICVKVNPCHGDYRTPASENCLSPVEHRAWSSPIYVNHPRNTRGG